A window of the Scleropages formosus chromosome 5, fSclFor1.1, whole genome shotgun sequence genome harbors these coding sequences:
- the LOC108930818 gene encoding serine/threonine-protein phosphatase 2A 56 kDa regulatory subunit gamma isoform-like isoform X1 — protein MSKCHAAGSRMVVDAPSSNEPFQPVALMHFRDVPPAEQEKLFIQKLRQCCVLFDFVSDPLSDLKWKEVKRAALSEMVEYITHSRNVVTEPIYPEVVHMFAVNMFRALPPSSNPTGAEFDPEEDEPTLEAAWPHLQLVYEFFLRFLESPDFQPNVAKKYIDQKFVMQLLELFDSEDPRERDFLKTTLHRIYGKFLGLRAYIRKQINNIFYRFIYETEHHNGIAELLEVLGSIINGFALPLKEEHKIFLLKVLLPLHKVKSLGVYHPQLAYCVVQFLEKDSTLTEPVVMALLKYWPKTHSPKEVMFLNELEEILDVIEPSEFVKVMEPLFRQLAKCVSSPHFQVAERALYYWNNEYIMSLISDNAARILPIMFPALYRNSKTHWNKTIHGLIYNALKLFMEMNQKLFDDCTQQFKAEKNKEKAKLKEREEAWLKIENLAKSNPQFFMYADFPELHSPTEMETDGPVIEDIQILKKTVEEEAAQLQKEQRKERPLMRRKSEQPQDIYTVKALETHRHADDMLMHHDGR, from the exons ATGTCGAAATGCCATGCAGCCGGGAGCAGGATGGTTGTGGACGCGCCGAGTTCCAATGAGCCTTTCCAGCCTGTGGCCCTCATGCACTTCCGAG ATGTCCCGCCTGCGGAGCAGGAGAAGCTCTTCATCCAGAAGTTGCGCCAGTGCTGTGTGCTCTTTGACTTTGTCTCCGATCCACTGAGCGACCTGAAATGGAAGGAGGTGAAGAGGGCGGCGCTGAGCGAGATGGTGGAGTACATCACCCACAGCAGGAATGTCGTCACGGAGCCCATCTACCCCGAGGTGGTGCACATG TTCGCTGTGAACATGTTCAGGGCACTGCCACCATCATCCAACCCCACAGGGGCAGAGTTTGATCCGGAAGAGGATGAGCCCACGCTTGAGGCTGCATGGCCACACCTTCAG CTTGTCTACGAGTTTTTCCTCAGATTTTTGGAGTCTCCAGACTTTCAGCCGAATGTAGCTAAGAAGTACATTGACCAGAAGTTTGTGATGCAG CTGCTGGAGCTCTTTGACAGTGAAGATCCACGAGAGAGAGACTTCTTAAAAACAACGCTGCACCGGATCTATGGCAAATTTCTTGGACTGCGGGCATACATCAGGAAGCAGATCAACAACATCTTTTATCG ATTCATCTATGAAACAGAGCACCACAATGGAATAGCAGAATTGCTGGAGGTATTAGGAAG TATTATCAATGGGTTTGCCTTACCTTTAAAAGAAGAGCACaaaattttccttttgaaaGTTTTACTGCCTTTGCACAAAGTAAAGTCACTTGGTGTGTACCATCCGCAG CTCGCATACTGCGTGGTgcagtttttagaaaaagacAGCACTCTCACCGAACCA GTCGTTATGGCTCTTCTCAAGTACTGGCCAAAGACTCACAGTCCAAAAGAAGTGATGTTTCTGAATGAGCTGGAGGAAATCTTGGATGTGATTGAGCCCTCTGAGTTTGTGAAGGTCATGGAACCACTGTTCCGGCAGCTGGCCAAGTGTGTCTCAAGTCCTCACTTTCAG GTTGCAGAGAGGGCACTTTATTACTGGAACAACGAGTACATCATGAGCCTCATCAGCGACAACGCAGCCAGGATCCTCCCCATAATGTTCCCTGCTCTCTACCGAAACTCCAAAACTCACTGGAATAA GACCATCCATGGGCTAATCTATAATGCTCTGAAACTCTTCATGGAGATGAACCAGAAATTGTTTGATGACTGCACTCAACAGTTCAAGGCAGAGAAGAACAA agaaaaagctaaattaaaagaGCGGGAAGAGGCATGGCTCAAAATTGAAAACCTGGCCAAATCGAACCCACAG TTCTTTATGTACGCAGATTTCCCTGAGCTCCACAGCCCGACAGAAATGGAGACAGACGGCCCGGTAATAGAAGATATTCAGATCTTAAAAAAGACTGTGGAGGAAGAAGCAGCTCAG CTGCAGAAGGAACAGCGAAAAGAGCGCCCCTTGATGCGACGAAAGTCAGAGCAGCCTCAGGATATCTACACCGTCAAAGCCTTGGAGACTCATCGCCATGCCGACGACATGCTAATGCACCACGATGGTCGTTAA